One part of the Solanum dulcamara chromosome 3, daSolDulc1.2, whole genome shotgun sequence genome encodes these proteins:
- the LOC129882695 gene encoding uncharacterized protein LOC129882695 isoform X5: protein MLISSACLPFLQIACRDYPHSRHLCAKFPFGSTPHERHCDQCHCYVCDTLAPCVYWRTGISSTAAHCHATDKDKFWKAQRQSTRKSDKALPVVTPCRGTSVSVPPPVAHQAPGFIQRLGNYPPHNQTLRQAPIRPCSMSSSPGLPNSTRQLPTALRDKFHSHVVSQQLRNASINVNPGDRRHNVGHMGPQFFTTRTAFKRAGSSGQAFATDRSRYNSPNTCSVPQFGRTHSSAARWKVPCGSRPVGSSKYIASSQHNAGIAVSYQPPLQRQPGFVGVPSNYAPMGPQIPSQPHAGILGPNAVSSQHQLPRQPALVGAPANYAPMEPEIPSQPSVGVVGANAVSFQPPLPRQPRFVGASTNYAPMEPQIPSQPQVSVCANSVSSEAPTFFLPYANSSPSQPHLSTLPSVLSEFESLVSSENSVSSQSQVGNMYNNPLSSEAQMFSQQYADGNSANSLPQQTSVAFHLEGGNTSVNTTASQYLLACPANAGTALGNSTIPVSQLSNQPDGGTSPNSSVPGSGDLPSPVMMESTFGRCENTLSCQPELCRQHISSSSSSNSQNISQHGYQGENTLIPSFEDFDFGWETPVSQTNSLGNVYNSKPAETPEVSRHPQLMENITDLDIQYDDWLVSGPSDAPVLTGFNILSPEAPPIDSGFFVDF from the exons ATGTTGATTTCTTCTGCTTGTCTTCCTTTTTTGCAGATTGCCTGCAGAGATTATCCCCATTCACGACATCTTTGTGCTAAATTTCCCTTTGGTTCTACTCCCCATGAAAGGCACTGTGATCAG TGCCATTGTTATGTTTGTGACACACTTGCTCCATGTGTCTACTGGCGCACTGGCATTTCCAGCACTGCTGCCCATTGTCATGCTACTGACAAGGACAAGTTTTGGAAAGCACAGAGACAAAGCACAAGGAAAAGTGATAAAGCGCTTCCAGTGGTCACTCCATGCCGTGGTACTTCAGTATCTGTTCCTCCACCTGTAGCTCACCAAGCTCCAGGTTTTATTCAGAGATTGGGTAATTATCCTCCACATAATCAAACATTAAGACAAGCTCCGATTCGTCCTTGTTCCATGTCAAGCAGTCCTGGGTTACCGAATTCAACTAGACAGCTGCCCACTGCTCTGAGAGACAAATTTCATAGCCATGTTGTCTCTCAACAGTTGCGCAATGCAAGCATTAATGTTAATCCAGGGGACAGAAGGCACAATGTTGGTCACATGGGTCCCCAGTTCTTTACTACCCGGACAGCGTTCAAAAGGGCAGGGTCATCTGGACAGGCATTTGCAACTGATAGATCTAGATACAATTCACCAAACACTTGTTCGGTGCCTCAATTTGGTAGAACTCATTCTTCAGCGGCTAGGTGGAAGGTGCCTTGTGGCTCACGGCCTGTAGGCTCCAGTAAGTATATTGCTTCCTCCCAGCACAATGCTGGCATAGCTGTTTCTTACCAGCCTCCACTACAGAGGCAGCCTGGTTTTGTGGGTGTGCCTTCAAATTATGCACCAATGGGACCTCAGATACCCTCTCAGCCCCATGCTGGGATACTTGGTCCTAATGCTGTTTCTTCCCAACATCAACTACCTCGGCAGCCTGCTCTTGTGGGTGCACCTGCAAATTATGCACCAATGGAGCCTGAGATCCCTTCGCAGCCCAGTGTTGGCGTAGTTGGTGCTAATGCTGTTTCTTTCCAACCTCCGTTACCTAGGCAGCCTAGGTTTGTGGGTGCATCTACAAATTATGCACCAATGGAACCTCAGATTCCCTCTCAGCCACAGGTTAGTGTATGTGCAAATTCGGTGTCTTCGGAAGCTCCAACATTCTTTCTGCCATATGCTAATTCATCACCTTCTCAACCTCACTTGTCTACACTTCCTAGTGTTCTAAGTGAATTTGAAAGTCTTGTTTCCTCTGAAAATTCAGTATCCTCCCAGTCACAGGTGGGTAATATGTATAACAACCCACTGTCATCTGAAGCCCAAATGTTCTCTCAACAGTATGCAGATGGGAACTCTGCTAACAGTTTGCCTCAGCAAACTTCGGTAGCCTTCCATCTTGAAGGAGGGAACACTTCTGTAAATACAACTGCTTCCCAGTATCTACTGGCCTGCCCGGCAAATGCAGGCACCGCTCTTGGAAATTCAACTATCCCTGTCTCCCAGTTGTCCAATCAGCCAGATGGGGGAACCTCACCAAACAGTTCAGTTCCCGGAAGTGGCGATTTGCCTTCCCCTGTTATGATGGAAAGTACTTTTGGAAGGTGTGAGAACACTCTCTCTTGCCAACCTGAACTTTGTAGACAACatatttcatcatcatcatcatctaatAGCCAAAATATTTCCCAGCATGGATATCAAGGTGAAAATACTTTAATTCCAAGTTTCGAAGATTTTGACTTTGGTTGGGAGACACCTGTTAGCCAAACTAACAGTTTGGGTAATGTATATAATTCTAAACCTGCAGAGACACCGGAGGTAAGTAGACATCCTCAGTTAATGGAAAACATAACCGATTTGGACATTCAGTATGATGATTGGTTAGTTTCTGGACCTTCAGACGCCCCAGTTTTGACAGGATTTAACATATTGTCCCCTGAAGCTCCTCCCATAGATTCTGGATTTTTTGTTGACTTCTAA
- the LOC129882695 gene encoding uncharacterized protein LOC129882695 isoform X4, with translation MDSLEGKVLYLDKKILIIYLGSQVRGLHNGIACRDYPHSRHLCAKFPFGSTPHERHCDQCHCYVCDTLAPCVYWRTGISSTAAHCHATDKDKFWKAQRQSTRKSDKALPVVTPCRGTSVSVPPPVAHQAPGFIQRLGNYPPHNQTLRQAPIRPCSMSSSPGLPNSTRQLPTALRDKFHSHVVSQQLRNASINVNPGDRRHNVGHMGPQFFTTRTAFKRAGSSGQAFATDRSRYNSPNTCSVPQFGRTHSSAARWKVPCGSRPVGSSKYIASSQHNAGIAVSYQPPLQRQPGFVGVPSNYAPMGPQIPSQPHAGILGPNAVSSQHQLPRQPALVGAPANYAPMEPEIPSQPSVGVVGANAVSFQPPLPRQPRFVGASTNYAPMEPQIPSQPQVSVCANSVSSEAPTFFLPYANSSPSQPHLSTLPSVLSEFESLVSSENSVSSQSQVGNMYNNPLSSEAQMFSQQYADGNSANSLPQQTSVAFHLEGGNTSVNTTASQYLLACPANAGTALGNSTIPVSQLSNQPDGGTSPNSSVPGSGDLPSPVMMESTFGRCENTLSCQPELCRQHISSSSSSNSQNISQHGYQGENTLIPSFEDFDFGWETPVSQTNSLGNVYNSKPAETPEVSRHPQLMENITDLDIQYDDWLVSGPSDAPVLTGFNILSPEAPPIDSGFFVDF, from the exons ATGGATTCCCTTGAGGGCAAGGTCCTTTATCTCGACAAAAAAATTCTAATCATTTATCTGGGAAGCCAGGTCAGAGGTCTCCACAATGGG ATTGCCTGCAGAGATTATCCCCATTCACGACATCTTTGTGCTAAATTTCCCTTTGGTTCTACTCCCCATGAAAGGCACTGTGATCAG TGCCATTGTTATGTTTGTGACACACTTGCTCCATGTGTCTACTGGCGCACTGGCATTTCCAGCACTGCTGCCCATTGTCATGCTACTGACAAGGACAAGTTTTGGAAAGCACAGAGACAAAGCACAAGGAAAAGTGATAAAGCGCTTCCAGTGGTCACTCCATGCCGTGGTACTTCAGTATCTGTTCCTCCACCTGTAGCTCACCAAGCTCCAGGTTTTATTCAGAGATTGGGTAATTATCCTCCACATAATCAAACATTAAGACAAGCTCCGATTCGTCCTTGTTCCATGTCAAGCAGTCCTGGGTTACCGAATTCAACTAGACAGCTGCCCACTGCTCTGAGAGACAAATTTCATAGCCATGTTGTCTCTCAACAGTTGCGCAATGCAAGCATTAATGTTAATCCAGGGGACAGAAGGCACAATGTTGGTCACATGGGTCCCCAGTTCTTTACTACCCGGACAGCGTTCAAAAGGGCAGGGTCATCTGGACAGGCATTTGCAACTGATAGATCTAGATACAATTCACCAAACACTTGTTCGGTGCCTCAATTTGGTAGAACTCATTCTTCAGCGGCTAGGTGGAAGGTGCCTTGTGGCTCACGGCCTGTAGGCTCCAGTAAGTATATTGCTTCCTCCCAGCACAATGCTGGCATAGCTGTTTCTTACCAGCCTCCACTACAGAGGCAGCCTGGTTTTGTGGGTGTGCCTTCAAATTATGCACCAATGGGACCTCAGATACCCTCTCAGCCCCATGCTGGGATACTTGGTCCTAATGCTGTTTCTTCCCAACATCAACTACCTCGGCAGCCTGCTCTTGTGGGTGCACCTGCAAATTATGCACCAATGGAGCCTGAGATCCCTTCGCAGCCCAGTGTTGGCGTAGTTGGTGCTAATGCTGTTTCTTTCCAACCTCCGTTACCTAGGCAGCCTAGGTTTGTGGGTGCATCTACAAATTATGCACCAATGGAACCTCAGATTCCCTCTCAGCCACAGGTTAGTGTATGTGCAAATTCGGTGTCTTCGGAAGCTCCAACATTCTTTCTGCCATATGCTAATTCATCACCTTCTCAACCTCACTTGTCTACACTTCCTAGTGTTCTAAGTGAATTTGAAAGTCTTGTTTCCTCTGAAAATTCAGTATCCTCCCAGTCACAGGTGGGTAATATGTATAACAACCCACTGTCATCTGAAGCCCAAATGTTCTCTCAACAGTATGCAGATGGGAACTCTGCTAACAGTTTGCCTCAGCAAACTTCGGTAGCCTTCCATCTTGAAGGAGGGAACACTTCTGTAAATACAACTGCTTCCCAGTATCTACTGGCCTGCCCGGCAAATGCAGGCACCGCTCTTGGAAATTCAACTATCCCTGTCTCCCAGTTGTCCAATCAGCCAGATGGGGGAACCTCACCAAACAGTTCAGTTCCCGGAAGTGGCGATTTGCCTTCCCCTGTTATGATGGAAAGTACTTTTGGAAGGTGTGAGAACACTCTCTCTTGCCAACCTGAACTTTGTAGACAACatatttcatcatcatcatcatctaatAGCCAAAATATTTCCCAGCATGGATATCAAGGTGAAAATACTTTAATTCCAAGTTTCGAAGATTTTGACTTTGGTTGGGAGACACCTGTTAGCCAAACTAACAGTTTGGGTAATGTATATAATTCTAAACCTGCAGAGACACCGGAGGTAAGTAGACATCCTCAGTTAATGGAAAACATAACCGATTTGGACATTCAGTATGATGATTGGTTAGTTTCTGGACCTTCAGACGCCCCAGTTTTGACAGGATTTAACATATTGTCCCCTGAAGCTCCTCCCATAGATTCTGGATTTTTTGTTGACTTCTAA